One region of Bacteroidota bacterium genomic DNA includes:
- a CDS encoding DUF4430 domain-containing protein — protein MQKLSTPLTLFFTLTVMIGFGCSGGSDQKTNTPPIDSAAVAAAPSDSIVITIVASDTVDAFSVLQESHSVKSKATALGVFVQAIDSIESGGGAYWVFSVNDSLPMVAADKYQVVPGDTVRWHLRYSSR, from the coding sequence ATGCAAAAACTTAGCACGCCACTGACTCTGTTCTTTACGTTAACAGTGATGATCGGTTTCGGCTGTTCCGGCGGCAGCGACCAAAAAACCAACACGCCGCCAATCGACTCGGCGGCCGTCGCTGCCGCCCCGTCCGACAGTATCGTGATCACGATTGTCGCCTCCGACACGGTTGATGCGTTTTCAGTTCTGCAGGAATCGCACAGCGTGAAATCAAAGGCAACCGCGCTGGGCGTCTTTGTCCAGGCAATCGACTCGATCGAGAGCGGCGGCGGGGCGTACTGGGTCTTTTCGGTCAACGACAGCCTTCCGATGGTTGCCGCCGACAAGTATCAAGTCGTTCCCGGCGATACGGTTCGATGGCACTTGCGATATTCATCACGCTGA
- the kdsA gene encoding 3-deoxy-8-phosphooctulonate synthase produces the protein MIETVLKRIAAGDFFLIAGPCVIESEEICFEVANAVAKLCAQHDIPYIFKASYRKANRTSASSYTGPGFDEGLAILLKIRNDLNLPILTDIHETTEIEAVAKVADILQIPAFLSRQTELLAAAGRTGRWVNIKKGQFLAPDDMQHAVKKTGAAKVMLTERGSSFGYHNLVVDFRSLLIMKQYGLTVFDATHSLQLPSGAGSVSGGQPEFVIPMARAAVAVGVNGLFVETHPNPAAALSDSGSMLPLDRMEELLQNVMAIRKAGV, from the coding sequence ATGATCGAAACCGTTCTCAAGCGAATCGCCGCCGGTGACTTTTTCCTGATAGCCGGACCGTGCGTAATCGAATCGGAAGAAATCTGCTTCGAAGTCGCCAACGCCGTCGCGAAGCTCTGTGCTCAACATGACATCCCGTACATCTTCAAGGCTTCGTATCGAAAGGCCAACCGCACCTCGGCGTCGTCCTACACCGGTCCCGGTTTTGACGAGGGTCTGGCGATCCTCTTGAAGATCCGCAATGACCTGAACCTGCCGATCCTGACCGACATCCACGAGACGACCGAAATAGAAGCGGTCGCCAAAGTCGCCGATATCCTGCAAATTCCGGCGTTTCTCTCGCGCCAGACCGAGCTGCTCGCTGCCGCCGGACGTACCGGCCGCTGGGTCAATATCAAGAAGGGGCAGTTTCTCGCGCCCGATGATATGCAGCATGCGGTCAAAAAAACCGGCGCCGCCAAAGTCATGCTGACGGAGCGGGGTAGCAGTTTCGGCTATCACAATCTCGTCGTCGATTTCCGCTCGCTCCTTATCATGAAGCAGTATGGCCTGACCGTTTTCGATGCAACCCATTCGCTCCAGCTCCCAAGCGGCGCCGGCAGCGTCTCCGGCGGCCAACCGGAGTTCGTGATCCCGATGGCCCGCGCGGCGGTTGCTGTGGGGGTCAACGGTCTCTTTGTGGAGACCCACCCGAATCCGGCTGCGGCTCTTTCCGATTCCGGCTCCATGCTCCCGCTTGACCGCATGGAGGAGCTTCTTCAAAACGTAATGGCCATTCGGAAAGCAGGGGTATAG